Genomic window (Streptomyces sp. RerS4):
TCTCGGACCCGGCGATCCTGACGGAGCAGTCCTCCTGACGGAGCAGTCCTCCTGACGGACCGGTCCCCCGCCTCCGGCTCCCCCGCTCCGGCGGGGGAGCCGGTGCCTCGGCGGGGCGGACGAGGCGGTCCCGCCGATCCGCGTCTCCTCCAAGCGTCTCCTAGATCACCGGTCGGTCACGGAGTCCGATATGCCGACCCTCCGGACCGACAACTCGTCGCCCGCGCAAGGGGATTATCGGACCGCGTGCCGATTGTGGCGTGCGTCACGCGGCGGGGAGAGTGGCGCCCTCCCCAGAGGAACGAGGACGTCATGCGCCCAGACACCACCGGCAGTACCTCCGAAGCGACGGGGGCGCCCCCGGTACAACGCCTCAAGGCCGATTCGGTGGGGCTCGTCGGCGTCGTGTTCATGGCCGTCGCCACCGCCGCCCCGATCACCGCCATGACCGGCAACCTCCCCATCGCCGTCGGCTTCGGCAACGGCATCGGCGCCCCCGCCGGATATCTCTTCGCGACCGTCGTCCTGACCGTCTTCGCCGTCGGATACGTGGCGATGGCCAAGCGGATCACCGCCGCCGGTGCCTTCTACGGATACATCTCCCACGGCCTCGGCCGGATCGCCGGCATGGCCTCCGGCCTGCTCGCGGTCCTCGCCTACATCGTGTTCGAGGCCTCGATCGTCGGCGTCTTCGCCTACTTCGCCAAGACCACCGTCCACGACCAGCTCGGCATCGACCTGCCGTGGATCGCCTACGCGGCCGGCATGCTCGCCGTCACCGCCGCCCTCGCGCACTTCGACATCAACCTCACCGCCAAGGCACTCGGCGTGATGCTCGTCGCCGAGATCGCCGTGCTGTTCGCCGTCGCCACCGCCGTTCTGATCGCGGGCGGCGGGCCGGACGGGATCCCGCTCGAACCCGTCAACCCGACGAACGCCTTCACCGGCACCTCCGCCGGGCTCGGGCTCTTCTTCGCCTTCTGGTCCTGGGTCGGCTTCGAGTCCACCGCGATGTACGGGGAGGAGTCCCGCGACCCCAAGCGGGTCATCCCCAAGGCCACTCTGGTCTCCGTCGTCGGCGTCGGCCTCTTCTACATCTACGTCTCCTGGATGACCATCGCGGGCAACGGCCTCTCGGCGTCCGTGGAGCTGTCCGCCTCCAGCAGTCCCCTCGACCTGTTCTTCGCCCCCACCCGGGCCTTCATCGGCGGCTGGGCCGTCGACGCCTTCCAGTGGCTGCTGCTCACGGGCTCCTTCGCCTGCGGCATGGCCTTCCACCAGTGCGCCGCCCGCTACCTCTACGCCATCGGCCGCGAGGGCTTCCTGCACCCCGCGCTCGGCCGTACGCACCCCCGGCACGGTTCCCCGTACGTCTCCTCCCTCGCGCAGACCGCCATCGCGACGGCGCTGGTCGCGCTGTTCTGGCTGACGGGCCAGGACCCGTACATCCACCTGTACACCCTGCTCGCGATCCTCGGCACGATGGCGATCCTCATCGTCCAGACGCTGTGTTCCTTCGCCGTGATCGGCTACTTCCGCAAGAACCACCCCGAGGACCGGCACTGGTTCCGCACGCTCACCGCTCCCCTGCTCGGCGGGATCGCCATGGCCGCCGTGGTCGTCCTGCTGATCGTCAACATGGAGACCGCCGCCGGGCTCGCCGCCGACTCCTTCTTCTTCGGGCTGATCCCGTGGATCGTGGCCGCCGTCTTCTTCGGCGGGCTCGGACTCGGCCTCTGGCTGAAGCACAAGGCCCCCGAGCGCTACGAGATCATCGGCCGCGTCGTCCTGGAGGACGCCACCGAGCGCGCCGAAGACCCCGCCCACTCCGTCGCGAACGCCTGACCCCTCCGAGGAGGAGCACCGCCATGGCCCGTACCCCCCAGATGCACGCCCTGCGCCGGCTGGCCGCCGAGCACGCCGCCGCACGCCGCCTCGCCATGCCGGCCGCCGAGGTCCGCGGCTCCACGCGCCGCGAACTCCTCGGCCGGGCCGCCGCGCTCGGCCTCGGCACGGCACTCGGCACGACGCTCGCCCCCTCCGCGAGCGCCCACGCTTCGGAGGCCCTGACCGACAAGAGGCCCGTCGCCCCCGCCCGCGTCGCCGTCGTCGGAGCGGGCATCTCCGGCCTGACCGCAGCCCTCACCCTCAAGGACGCCGGCGTCGCCTTCACCCTGTACGAGGCCCATGCGAGCCGCGTCGGCGGCCGGATGTGGACCCAGCGCGACCACTGGGCGTACGGGCAGACCTCCGAGATCGGCGGCGAGCTCATCGACACCAGCCACAAGAAGATCCTGGAGCTGTGTCGCCGCTTCGGCCTGCGCACCGAGGACTTCCTCGGCGGCGGCCCCAACGGCGCCGAGGAGGTGATCTGGGTGGACGGCGCGTACTACTCGCGCGCCCAGGCCGACGAGGACTTCAAGGCCGTCTACCAGGCGCTGCACCGCGACCTCCAGGAGGCCGGCGAGGTCTCCTGGAACTCCACCACCCCGGCGGGAACGGCCCTCGACAACATGACGTTGTACGAGTGGATCGAGACCCGTGTCCCCGGCGGCCACGGCTCGCGCCTGGGCCGGTTCATCGACGTCGCCTACAACGTGGAGTACGGGGCCGACACCGACCGGCAGTCCGCGCTCGCCCTGGTCCTGCTGATGGGCTACCAGCCCAACCCCGGCCACTTCAACGTGTGGGGCCTGTCCAACGAGCGCTACCACATCACCGGCGGCAACGACCTGCTCCCGAACGCCATCGCCCGGGACCTGCCCGCCGGTTCGCTCGTGATGGGGCGCGAGCTGACGGCGCTGCGCGTGGCCGCGGACGGCACCCAGACGCTCACCTTCAACGACGCCGGGGCCGTGCGCACCGTCGTCGCCGACCACACCGTCCTGTGTCTGCCGCTGCCCGTCCTCCAGCGGATCGACCTCAGCGGCGCCGGGTTCGACCCCCTGATGAAGAACCTGCTGCGCGATGCCCGGATGGGCCACTGCACGAAGCTCAACATGCAGTTCACCGCCCGCCCCTGGCGCGGCACCGGCCCCTGGCCGGGCGTGTCCGCCGGGGACTGCTTCACCGACTCCGACGTCCAGCAGACCTGGGACACGACCAAGGTCCAGCCGGGCACCGGAGGCATCCTCCTCCAGTACGGCGGCGGCACCCTCGCCGCCGCCCTCACCCCGGCGACCCCCTTCGCCACCGAGAGCGACCCGTACGTACGGGCCCTCGCGGAGCGGACGCTCACCGGCATCGACGCCTTCTTCCCGGGCACGAAAGCCGTCTGGAACGGCCGGGCGCAGCTGTCGGCCTGGCACCGCAACCCGTACTCCCTCGGCGCGTACTCGTACTGGCCCACCGGATACCTGCACCGCTACGCCAAGTACGAGGGCACCGCGCAGGGGCGCGTCCACATCGGCGGCGAGCACTGCTCGTACGACTTCCAGGGCTTCATGGAAGGCGGCGCGACCGAGGGCGAGCGGGCGGCGCGGGAGGTGATCGCCGCCCTCACGCCCTGACGGACGCGCGGGGGTCGGCCGACCGGGCGCCGGCCGGCCCCCCGGCTCCGCCCCTGCACCCCCCCGTGGGCGCAGGCGCGTGCCGGTGCGGGCGATCGGCCGTCATGCCGTGGTGATGTGTCCCGACCGTACGCGCGCGGCGGTCGTGGGCGCGGCCCACCAGGGGGTGATCATCCGCTGACACCGGCGGGGTAGCGGATGTACGACCCTGGTTGTACGAGTGTCCGGACCGTGGCGCCTAGGCTCGGGGCATGGCATTTCGGGGAGGGTGGTGGGGGGCCGTACGCGGGGTGCTCCCGCAGGTGGCCGACGCGGTCTACGCGTTCGGGTCGTTGGGGATCTCGGCGTCGATGCTCCACAACTGGCCCGACCCGAACCACTACTGGCGCGCCCCCGACGCCCTGGCCTACTGCCTCCTCGCGGCCATGTACCTGCCGCTCGCCGTACGCCGCCGGGCCCCCCTCCTGATCCTCGGCAGCAGCGCGACGGTCGTCCTCGGCTATTTCACCCTGGCCTACTACCATCCGGTGGCCGTTTGCGGTCTGGCGCTGGCCAACTACACCGTCGCCGCGCACCGTTCGCGCACCGTCTCCGTCCCGTGCACCGTCACGACGTGGCTGGTCCTGCTGTGGGGGACCCGGCTGGCCGAGCCCGGCATCGGACTGCTCAGCGTCGCCTTCGTCACGGCCACCGCCGCCGTCACCTGGGTCACCGGGGACGTCTCGCGCCGTCTCGCCGAGCGCGGACGGCGCCTGGCCGCGCTGACCGAGCAGTTGCGCCGCGAGCAGGAGGAGCGGACGCGCAGGGCCGTCTCGGACGAGTGCATGCGGATAGCCCGCGAACTGCACGACGTCATCGCCCACCACGTCTCCGTCATCTCGATCCAGGCGGGACTGGCCGATTACGTCTTCGCCTCGGATCCGCCGACCGCGCACCGGGCCATCGGCGTCATCACGGACAGCGCCCGGGACGCCGGTGACGAGATGCGCCGTATGCTCGCCGTCCTGCGCCACGGCGTCGAGCACAGCGCCCACGACCGCGGCGACACCCTTCCCGACACGGACGGCGCGGCTCCGGGGATGGCGCGGCTCGCGGAACTCGCCGACCGCGTCCGGGCGGCGGGCGTTGCGGTCCGCATCACGGGCGAGGGTCTCGACGAGCCGCTGCCCGCCGGCCTGGACATGTGCGTCTACCGGGTCGTACAGGAAGCCCTGACCAACGTGCTCAAACACGCGCCCACGGCCTCGGCGACCGTCGACCTCTCGCGCGGCCACAACGCCCTCCGCGTCCGCGTCACCGACGACGGGCCCTCCCGGCCGCGGCCCGAGAAGCGAGACGGCCCGGGTCACGGTTTGATCGGCATGCGTGAACGGGCAACAATCTACGGCGGCACCGTCACGGCCGGTGTCCGCTCGCAAGGGGGATTCGAGGTCGATCTCGTCATGCCCCTACCGGACATGTGACGACCGGTCAGCCGCGAGAAGAGCCGTTCCCCGGGGGAGACGACAGGAAATGCCCAAGGTTCTTGTGGTCGACGACCAGATCCTCGTCCGCTCCGGGCTGGCCGCACTGCTCCGGGCCGCCCCGGACATCGAGGTCGTCGCGGAGGCGGACAGCGGCGAGGAGGCCGTGGGCCTGGCCGCCGAACTGCGTCCCGACGTGATCCTCATGGACGTCCGCATGCCCGGCATGGGAGGCATCGCCGCGACCGCCGCCATCCTGGAGCAGGCGCCCGCCCCGCACCCCCGGGTCATCATGCTCACGACCTTCGACCTGGACGCGTACGTGTACGACGCGCTCCGCGCCGGAGCGAGCGGCTACCTCCTCAAGAACACCCCACCGCAGCGGCTCCTGGCGGCCATCCACACCGTCCACGCCGGCGACACGCTGCTGAGCCCCGCGGCCCTCGCCGGGCTCATGAAGGCCTGCGCCCCCGGCCCGGAACGCAGCCGCACCCGTCCCCGACTCGACTGCCTGACGCCCCGCGAGGTCGAAATACTGACCCTGGTCGGCACCGGCCTGTCCAACACCGAGATCGCCGGCCGCCTCGTCCTCAGCCCCGCCACCATCAAGACGCACGTCCACCGGTGCATGAACAAACTCGCCCTCAGCAGCCGCGCCCAAGCCGTCGTCTTCGCCTACGAGGCGGGCCTCATCAGCGCCTGACAGCCCTGGTCACGGCCGACACGGCCGGCTGATGTGGCCGCTGGTGCGCCGCAGGTTCGCACGCTCGACGTCCGGGCCGGCGTCCGTGGCGGCCAGGCCCTCGATCGTCGCCGCCACGGACGAGGCACTGACGGGCCGGAGCGGCGTCGTCATCGGCGCCGGGGCGAGGCCTGTGGCCCCCTTTCGCGGCCCGACGCGTCAGGTGCGGGTACCGCCGAACGGTCCCCCGAACGGACCGCCGATGCCGTAGTACAGGCCGATTTCCTCGCGGTAGCCGGGATCGCCCAGGTGCTTGTCCCGGTGGAACTCCGGAGCGTCCTTGATCTGCTCCTTGGTCCGATCGACATAGATCTTCTGCTCGTCCGGGTCGATGCGGGTCACCGTGCTGGCCGGGAGCAGGACTTCCTTGCCGAAGATCCAGACGCCGGTGTCGACGACCAGATAGGCGTCGCCGGCCTCGGCGGAGTGCTTGTCGACCTTGCCGATGGCGCCGTCGAGCGCTTCGACCTTGTAGCCGGTGAGATCCTGGCCGGCGGTGAGGCCGGCGCTCGGCTGATAGCGCCACACATTCTCAGTCATGCGGAACAACTCCTCCGGTAGACAACAAACCTTGACCCCACCCCGCGTGCCCCGACCGTCGGACTTCATTCCCGTTCCGTGGACGGGTCGTCAGGGGGTGCGGCCGGCGCAGGTCAGGTGGGCCGCCGTGACCGGGGCGCCTTCGGCGACGTTGCGGTCCCAGGTGACCGTCTTGACCGTCACGGGCCGGGTGCCGACGGCCACGTCGAAGGACGCGTCGTGCCCCGGGACGACGCGCAGCCGGGACCCGGGCAGGGCGGCCGCGAGGGTGGCCGCGTCGTCCTCCCGGCCCTCGGCGTGGCTGATGACCGGCGGGCCGTCGGGCCGCGCCACCGGGGCGAACCGCGAGGTGTCCCTGACGGCGAAGCCGTTGTCGCGCAGCGCGGCGGCGACGACGGCGTCGTCCACGCGGACGGCGATGCCGGCGGGATTGGTGCGCGCCGGGGTTTCGGGGACGGGCTGGATCCGGGGGTCCCCGGTGATCGGCCGGTCCTCGGCCAGGGCCTTCCACAGCGCCTCGGAGCGGGACTTGTGCCAGACGAGGGTGGAACCCACCCCGGGCACCCGGTGGTCGAACAGGTCGATCGGCACGGTGGCGAACTCGGTGCGGTCGGCGGAGAGGCGGCCCAGGGCCTGACCGATGCGGACCAGGTCGACCAGACCGGTCCGCTCGTCGGTGCGTACGGACTTCAGCAGGGCTCGGGCCGTGCGCGCGGCGCTCAGGGGAGTGGACAGGGCGCCCTCGGCGCTGAGCCGGCCCAGCAGGTCGGTCACCACCCGCTGCTGACGCCGCATCCGGCCGAGGTCGCCCGCCTTGTTGATGTGGCGGGCGCGGACGTAACGCAGCGTCGTGTTCCCGTCGGTGCGGTGGGTGCCGGCGGTGATGTCGAGGCCGGAGTTCTCGTCCATGAGGGGCTTGTCCGTGCAGACGGTGGCGCCCCCGAGGTTGTCGACGGCCTGCTCGAAGCCGGCGAACCCGGTCTCCAGGTAGTGATCGATGCGCAGACCCGTGGCCTTCTCCACGGTGCGTACGGTCTGCGGGCCACCGCCCATCGCGTAAGCGCCGTTGATCTTGCCGAGGCGGGCGGGGGTGGTGTCGGCGTACTCGACGTACGAATCGCGCGGGATGGAGACGACGCTCGCCCGTCGCCGGTCCTCTGACAGGTGCAGGAGCATCATCACGTCGGTGCAGTCGCATCCCTTGCCGCCCACGTGCAGCCGACGCTTCTCGGCCGCCGAGAGCCCGGCGCGACTGTCGATGCCGACGACGAGGATGTTGAGGCCACGGCCGGCCCCGTCCCTTGACGCGTCGTCCGCCGCCGAGAAGGCCTGTGCGGCCCCCACGCAGGAGCCGATGGCCAGGGTCGCCAGCAGGGAGAGAGCAACGACGGAACGGCGCATCACACAACCCTCACGATCGGGACAAATCGATGGCAAGGGGAGAAACTACCGGGCGGGGGCCCGCAGGGCCGGGCTACACGCCCGCAGGCGTGCGGACGTCCCTCCCGTCGCGCAGAGTGACAGATCGCGCCATCCGTGTCACCGATCCACGCGCGGGTGATTGACCGCCCCTCGCCGGGGAAGCCGTTCTGCATGGCAGTGGAACGCAGTCCCGCGGCGGCGGCGTGGACCACGGGGCCCGGCCCGGACGGCGGGCGGCCCCTGGCGGCGCCGCCGGCCCCGGATGTCAGCTCCGAAGTCACGCCCGATGTCGCGCCCGGTGTCGTCGCGGCCGAAGCCCTCGTATCACCGGTGAGCTCGCACAACGAGTGGGATCCGCTGGAGGAGGTCGTCGTCGGCCGGCTGGACGGCGCCACGATTCCGTCCAGCCATCCCGTCGTGAGCTGCAACGTCCCGTCGTGGGCGGCGAAGCTGCAAGGGGTCGCCGCCGGTTTCAGGTACCCGCGCAGGATCGTCGAACAGGCGCAGGAGGAACTCGACGATTTCGTCGCCCTGCTCCAGTCCCTCGGCGTCACCGTCCGGCGCCCGGACGCCGTCGACCACCGGCAGCGTTTCCGCACCCCCGGCTGGGCCTCGCGCGGCTTCTGCAACAGCTGTCCGCGCGACAGCCTCCTCGTGATCGGCGACGAGGTCATCGAGACACCGATGGCCTGGCCGTGCCGCTACTTCGAGACGCACTCCTACCGCACGATCCTCAAGGACTACTTCCGCCGTGGCGCGCGCTGGACGTCGGCGCCCAAGCCCCAGCTCACGGACGAGCTGTTCGATCCGGACTTCAGCGTCCCCGGCGCCGACGAGCCCATGCGCTACATCCTCACCGAGTTCGAGCCGGTCTTCGACGCGGCCGACTTCGTACGCGCCGGCCGGGACCTCTTCGTCACCCGCAGCAACGTCACCAACCGGATGGGCATCGACTGGCTGCGCCGCCATCTCGGAGACGGCTACCGCGTCCACGAGATCGAGAGCCGCTGCCGCACGCCCATGCACATCGACACCACCTTCCTCGTGCTCGCGCCGGGGAAGGTCCTGGTCAACCCCGATTACATCGACGTGGACCGGCTGCCGCCGATCCTGGACTCCTGGGACGTGCTCGTCGCCCCCGAACCGGAACCGATCGCCGAACCCCTGCTCAAGGTCACCTCGATGTGCGGGAAGTGGCTGAGCATGAACGTCCTGATGCTCGACGAGCGGCGGGTCATCGCGGAGCGGCACCACACCGGGATGCTGCGGGCGCTGGAGCGTTGGGGCTTCGAGCCGATCCCGAGCGACCTCCTGCACTACGCGCCGTTCGGTGGCTCGTTCCACTGCGCAACGCTCGACGTCCGCCGGCGCGGCACGCTCGAATCGTACTTCGACTGACCGATCAATCCCGAGGGGAGCCGGCGAGCGGGCTGGAGTCGAGGCCGTGCAGCAGTTCCGGCGGGCCGGGGTACACGGTCGCCGGGCCGGCGGCCGTGAGCTCGGCCTCGGAGATCCCGCCCGTGAGCAGGGCGATGCACGTGACGCCGGCGCGGGCCGCCGCCTTGACGTCCCAGACCGTGTCGCCGACGAACACGGCGTCGGCGGGCTCGACGTCGGCGAGGGAGAGTGCCTGGCAGACCAGGTCGGGGGCCGGCTTGGAGCTGTCCACGTCGTCGGCGGAGGTGGCTCCGGCGATCACCTCGTCGACGTCGAGCGCCGCGCGGATCGCCTTGACCTCGTCGGCGGAGGCCGAGCTGGCCAGGATGACGCGGAGCCCGCGGGCGGCGATCTCGCGCAGCAGGTCCGGAGCGCGGTCCAGGACCGGGAGGGAGTCGAACCAGGCCGCGTACAGGGCGTGGTGCGCGTCCCGTAGGGCCTGGTCGTCGCGGTGGTCGTGTTCCTCGCCGAGCAGGTGCTCCAGGATCCGGTCACCGCCCATGCCGATGGCCCGGTGGACGCGCGCCATCGGGACCTCGTGGCCGTGCTGGTGCAGGGCCTGCCACCAGGTCAGGACATGCAGGTAATTGGTGTCCACCAGGGTGCCGTCGAGATCGAAAAGGGCAGCCCGGGGCCGGTGCTGCGCGCTCGTGGCCATGATGCGGCTCCCGTCCTCGCGGGCATGCGGATGGTGCGTGCCCTCACGGTGTGCGGCTTCCCGAACCGAGGCCCGCCATGCCGGCCCGCCGGGGATTTCCGACTGCCTGTCCGCCGCCCTGATCGATCGGCTTGTGCCGAAGGCCGGTTGGGGGGAGCGTAGGGCACCGGGAAGGGGGGTGGTTCGCATGGTCATGGCAGCCGGGGTGGCCTGGCTCCTGTTGCTGGTCGTGTGGATCCTGCGGCTTCGGGGTGCGCGGGGGCCGCGGGGTGCGCCGTTCGGCACGGCGGCGCTGTCACCGGTCGAGGTGGCGCTGCTGCGCGGGGGCAAGCGGGCGGCGGCGCGGACCGGGCTGGTCGAGCTGTACCTCGGCGGTGCGGTGGAGCCCGCCTGGCAGCAGACCGTCCACCGCTGCGGTTCCCCGCGCGGAGGCTCCGACGTGGCCCGCGCACAGTTCCGGGCGCTCCAGGGGCACATGCACCCGCGGCAGCTCCAGCGCCTCGATGGGGTGCGGTCGGCCGTCCACGACACGTCGGAGAAGCTGGCGCGTGCGGGGCTGCTGGTGTCGCGAAGGCGGGCGCGGGCCGTACGGTTCCTGCTGCTCCCGGTGTTCGGCGCGGCGCCGGTCGGGGCGATCGCGGGCGGGCAGGCGGCGCCGTGGCTGTCCCTCGCTTTGCTCGCCGACGCCGGCGCGGTGGCCCTGTGGGTGTGGCCCCGACGCACCCTGTGCGGTACGAACCTCCTCGACCGACTGCGCCGCGACCACGCCGCGACCCGATGGGCGACCGAACGGGAGCCGGAGGCCCTGCTGCTGGGCGTGGCCCTGTTCGGCGTCCCCGTGCTCCGCGACCGCCTCCCCCGCTTCACCGAGCAGAGCGGCCTGCTGACCCGACCACCGAGGACCCCCACAGACCGCGGCGGCGGCGGCTCCGGCGACCCCTTCGCCCCCTGCGGCGGCTGAGCCGGCTCGCGGTCCGGCTCAGGCGTGACGGTCGGTCAGGACCATGGGGCCCGTGCTCCCCCACGCGTCGGCCGTCAGCGCGCCCGGACGAAGGCGGCGATCTCCGGGGTGTCCGGCCGGTACCCGTCGGAGGTGTCCACGGTCAGCGTGAGTGCGTCGAGGGAGATGTCGACGAACGCGTCGGGACTGTAGGTGCCCGTGGCGATGTCCGTGAGGAGTTGCCGATCGCCGTGCGCGGCGCGGTGCCCGTCGGTGGCGGCGCGCCGGGTGACGCGTTCGACGATGGTCCGCGTGGTCGTGGCGCAGCGGATGACGCGGAGTTCGGCGAGCTCCGTGAGGGGTTCGAGGCCGGGGCGCCACAGGCGGTCCTGGTAGGCGGCTTCGGCGACGACGGTGACGCCTGCCCGCAAGAGCACGGTGAGGGTCGTGAAGAAGGCGTGCATGGCGGGGATGTCGAGGCGGTCCTGACCGTCCGCGACATGGTCCGGGGTGTTCATGACCATGCCCTGCTTGATCTCGTCGCGGATGATCGCGGGGCAACCGAGTTCGCGGGCCAGGCTGTGGGCGAGGGTGGTCTTGCCCGTGGCCGGTGGACCGCTGACGACGACGAGCGTGGGCCGTGTGGGCGTGGGCCGTGTGGGCATGGGCTGAACTCCGCGGAGATGGCGCGACGACACGGTCGCGGCCTCGGACGTGGCTCGTCCGGAGGGTACAGGGCCCGCCCCGGGGAGGTCGCCGACCTCGTCCTTCCCCCGGCCTGCGAGCGGCGGGCGTCGCGCGGAAGAGTTCGCGAGCCTGCGGGGCGCCTCGTTCCGTCGGGCCGCCGGCACCGCGATGATGAGCGACCGTCACCCCTTCGTGGAGAGGACGGGAGCATGGCGAGGTTGCGTGCGGGGCAGGGCGTACTGCGTCGCAAACCGATCGAGCACATCGAAGAAGCGGAGGGAGCCCCCGGCGAACAGCTCACACGCACGCTCGGCCTGTGGCAGCTGACCGCCATCGGTGTCGGCGGCATCATCGGCGCGGGGATCTTCACCCTGGCCGGGACGGTCGCCAACGGTGTGGCGGGGCCGGCCGTACTGGTCTCGTTCCTCATCGCCGGCGTGGCCAGCGCCGCGGCCGCCTTCTCCTACGCGGAGTTCGCCGGACTGATCCCGAAGGCGGGATCGGCGTACACGTACGGCTACGCGGTACTGGGCGAGCTGGCGGGCTGGTTCATCGGCTGGGACCTGCTCCTGGAGTACACGGCCATCGTGGCGGTCGTCGCCATCGGGATCTCCGGCTACTTCAACTTCCTGCTGGTCGAGACGGGCACGGCCCTGCCCACCTGGATGCTGGGAGCGCCGGGGACCGGTGAGGGCCACCGCGTCGACCTGATCGCCGTCGTGCTCTGCCTGTTCACCGCGTACCTGCTCAACCTCGGCATCAAGAGCGCCGCGCGCTTCGAGACGGTCGTCGTCGGGCTGAAGGTGCTGGTGGTGCTGCTGGTGATCGTCGTCGGCTTCTTCCACATCAACACGTCCAACTACACGCCCTTCTTCCCCTACGGGGTCGGCGGCGCCTTCACCGGTGCGGCGACGGTCTTCTTCGCGGTGTTCGGCTACGACGCGATGAGCACGGCGGCGGAGGAGTCCAAGGACGCCCAGCGCCACATGCCGAAGGCGATCATTTACTCCCTCGCGATCGCCATGGTGCTGTACGTGCTCGCCTGCCTGGTCCTGACCGGCATGCAGAAGTACACGGAGATCGACCCGGAGAGCGGGTTCTCCAGCGCGTTCAAGGCCGTCGGGCTCGGCGCGATCGCCGACGTCATCGCCGTCGGGGCGATCATCGGCATCCTCACCGTCATGTTCACGTTCATGCTCGGTGTGACGC
Coding sequences:
- a CDS encoding amino acid permease, coding for MARLRAGQGVLRRKPIEHIEEAEGAPGEQLTRTLGLWQLTAIGVGGIIGAGIFTLAGTVANGVAGPAVLVSFLIAGVASAAAAFSYAEFAGLIPKAGSAYTYGYAVLGELAGWFIGWDLLLEYTAIVAVVAIGISGYFNFLLVETGTALPTWMLGAPGTGEGHRVDLIAVVLCLFTAYLLNLGIKSAARFETVVVGLKVLVVLLVIVVGFFHINTSNYTPFFPYGVGGAFTGAATVFFAVFGYDAMSTAAEESKDAQRHMPKAIIYSLAIAMVLYVLACLVLTGMQKYTEIDPESGFSSAFKAVGLGAIADVIAVGAIIGILTVMFTFMLGVTRVWFSMSRDGLLPRWFAKTHPTRHVPTRVTWIVGVASAVIAGLVPIGEAAELTNIGILLAFAVVCTAVIVLRYRRPDLPRTFRTPLMPFTPAIGVVASVWLITYLRVETWLRFAVWFLIGLVIYFAYSYRHSKLAGDPAISRRDGQR
- a CDS encoding AAA family ATPase, with product MPTRPTPTRPTLVVVSGPPATGKTTLAHSLARELGCPAIIRDEIKQGMVMNTPDHVADGQDRLDIPAMHAFFTTLTVLLRAGVTVVAEAAYQDRLWRPGLEPLTELAELRVIRCATTTRTIVERVTRRAATDGHRAAHGDRQLLTDIATGTYSPDAFVDISLDALTLTVDTSDGYRPDTPEIAAFVRAR
- a CDS encoding TIGR04222 domain-containing membrane protein — translated: MVMAAGVAWLLLLVVWILRLRGARGPRGAPFGTAALSPVEVALLRGGKRAAARTGLVELYLGGAVEPAWQQTVHRCGSPRGGSDVARAQFRALQGHMHPRQLQRLDGVRSAVHDTSEKLARAGLLVSRRRARAVRFLLLPVFGAAPVGAIAGGQAAPWLSLALLADAGAVALWVWPRRTLCGTNLLDRLRRDHAATRWATEREPEALLLGVALFGVPVLRDRLPRFTEQSGLLTRPPRTPTDRGGGGSGDPFAPCGG